A part of Populus alba chromosome 8, ASM523922v2, whole genome shotgun sequence genomic DNA contains:
- the LOC118039437 gene encoding F-box protein At3g22700, translating to MDDNPRKSASSSQIPIVITSSECPMNDLASCLTMDILSRLPIKTILNCRCVCKTWLHFISDSFFAKLHLERSPTSLLVESISNNPEPRSLQLVQITGKPVGLRFRVVEEMKFVQEINLPYNNDFLIENSCNGLLCISKTFRDDIYLCNPILGEYISIPLGAGQGTRRKSRFSLGYSAIAKEYKVLHTFKSKKGPDSQPEAEIYTIGTGKWRSIHKALHYLDIVVFDSFVCGSIHWELRDENNCANSIGSFNFENEQFSQLSLPPRFDDGYVTLTVFEGCLGVSFFNACSDTQFEIWVMKEYGNKQSWTKQFTVKNLGFVNVYEPLIFLNSGLILMMNNHKRFVMYDTRRQFMKVIRICQTQGSKYAIAYKPSFVSLKDVGKGEQLKMSRKQAGREDDKSSSEGAYNCTSHDQLSESIPP from the exons ATGGATGATAATCCAAGAAAAAGTGCATCAAGTTCTCAAATCCCTATTGTCATTACAAGCAGTGAATGTCCAATGAATGACCTTGCATCCTGTTTGACAATGGACATACTATCAAGATTGCCCATCAAGACCATCTTGAATTGCCGGTGTGTTTGCAAGACTTGGCTTCACTTCATCTCagattctttctttgccaaACTCCATCTTGAAAGATCACCCACCAGCTTGCTAGTCGAAAGCATATCCAACAATCCTGAACCAAGAAGCCTCCAGCTTGTCCAAATAACTGGAAAGCCTGTTGGTTTGCGCTTCCGTGTTGTTGAAGAAATGAAGTTTGTTCAGGAAATCAACCTACCCTATAATAATGATTTCTTGATTGAAAACTCTTGTAATGGGCTTCTTTGCATATCTAAAACCTTCCGAGATGACATTTATCTGTGCAATCCAATTTTGGGGGAGTATATCTCCATTCCACTCGGTGCTGGTCAAGGTACAAGGCGTAAGAGTAGATTCAGTTTGGGATACAGTGCCATTGCTAAAGAATACAAAGTGTTGCACACTTTTAAATCGAAGAAAGGGCCTGATTCCCAACCTGAGGCTGAAATATACACGATTGGTACAGGGAAATGGAGAAGTATTCACAAAGCTCTTCACTATCTTGATATTGTCGTGTTCGATAGTTTTGTGTGCGGATCAATCCATTGGGAACTTCGTGATGAAAACAATTGTGCGAATAGTATAGGTTCTTTTAactttgaaaatgagcaatttAGCCAGTTGTCCTTGCCGCCTCGCTTTGATGATGGCTATGTTACTTTGACAGTTTTTGAAGGTTGTCTGGGCGTGTCTTTCTTCAACGCTTGTTCTGATACTCAATTTGAAATATGGGTTATGAAGGAGTATGGGAACAAGCAGTCTTGGACCAAACAGTTCACCGTTAAAAACCTAGGTTTTGTCAACGTATATGAGCCCTTGATTTTCTTGAACAGTGGATTGATCTTGATGATGAACAATCATAAACGTTTTGTTATGTATGACACAAGAAGGCAATTCATGAAAGTTATTAGAATATGTCAGACTCAGGGAAGCAAATATGCAATTGCATACAAACCATCCTTTGTTTCGCTGAAGGATGTAGGAAAAGGAGAACAGCTGAAGATGTCAAG GAAGCAAGCTGGTAGAGAAGATGACAAGTCCTCTTCTGAAGGAGCATATAACTGCACCAGTCACGATCAACTTTCTGAGAGCATTCCTCCATAG
- the LOC118039460 gene encoding zinc finger CCCH domain-containing protein 58 yields MDRYGRAHEGSQSDPALEWTGSGPETGLEEGVWQLGLGETESEYPERPNEQDCMYYLRTGFCGYGARCRFNHPRDRSAVLGAARAGGAEYPERVGQPLCQYYMRTGTCKFGASCKYHHPKQGGGSASPVSLNYYGYPLRPGERECTYYIKTGQCKFGATCKFHHPQPGNMQIPAQSLAPQIAPVPGPTLYPSVQSPSVPSSQQYGVMVARPPLLPGSYVQGPYGPVLLSPSVVPYPSWNPYPAPVSPVASPNTQPAVGPGSVYGMSALSPSAPAYTGAFQSIPPATGPSSSIQKEHLFPERPGQPECQYYIKTGDCRFRSSCKYHHPPELVVSKTNVVLSPIGLPLRPGAPTCSHYTQRGQCKFGPACKFDHPMGTLSYSPSASSLADMPVAPYLVGSSIGTLAPSSSSSDLRSKPISGPSKDSSSTRLSSSTSTPSGSVGSIFSKSGPAPHLNVQQSGWSSGPSTTTSSSSSGTRTSI; encoded by the exons ATGGACCGGTACGGTCGGGCACATGAAGGCTCACAATCCGATCCGGCACTGGAATGGACGGGTTCAGGACCGGAAACCGGACTTGAAG AGGGTGTTTGGCAATTGGGATTAGGGGAAACAGAATCCGAATACCCGGAGAGACCTAATGAGCAAGATTGTATGTATTATTTGAGAACCGGGTTTTGCGGGTACGGAGCTCGGTGTCGGTTTAATCATCCACGTGACCGGAGTGCG GTGCTGGGAGCAGCAAGGGCTGGCGGAGCGGAGTATCCAGAGCGAGTGGGTCAGCCGCTTTGCCAG TATTATATGCGGACGGGGACTTGTAAATTTGGTGCTTCCTGTAAGTACCACCATCCTAAGCAGGGAGGTGGTTCTGCCAGTCCCGTGTCACTAAATTATTATGGATACCCATTACGCCCG GGTGAAAGGGAATGCACATACTACATTAAAACAGGGCAGTGCAAGTTTGGGGCGACATGTAAGTTCCACCATCCACAGCCAGGTAACATGCAAATTCCAGCACAATCACTGGCTCCACAAATTGCACCTGTACCTGGGCCTACTTTATATCCTTCGGTGCAATCTCCCTCTGTCCCTTCATCTCAACAGTATGGCGTAATGGTTGCAAGGCCTCCTCTGCTGCCAGGCTCATATGTACAAGGTCCTTACGGTCCTGTGCTGCTTTCCCCAAGCGTAGTTCCATATCCAAGTTGGAATCCTTACCCG GCGCCTGTAAGTCCAGTAGCCTCTCCTAATACTCAGCCTGCAGTTGGCCCAGGATCAGTCTACGGGATGTCAGCACTATCTCCTTCTGCACCTGCTTATACTGGAGCATTTCAATCCATACCTCCTGCAACAGGTCCTTCAAGCAGTATCCAGAAGGAGCACTTGTTCCCTGAAAGACCTGGCCAGCCGGAATGTCAGTATTACATAAAAACTGGTGATTGTAGATTCAGATCCTCATGTAAATATCATCACCCCCCAGAATTGGTAGTGTCAAAAACAAATGTTGTTCTTAGCCCCATTGGTCTTCCTCTACGCCCA GGTGCTCCAACTTGTTCTCACTATACACAACGTGGACAGTGCAAGTTTGGGCCTGCATGCAAATTCGATCATCCAATGGGAACATTGAGTTACAGCCCGTCTGCATCTTCTCTTGCTGATATGCCAGTTGCGCCCTACCTGGTGGGCTCTTCAATTGGCACTCTTGCCCCATCATCCTCATCTTCAGATTTGCGGTCCAAACCTATTTCAGGACCCAGCAAGGACTCCAGTTCAACTAGGTTGTCTTCATCAACGAGCACACCCAGTGGATCAGTcggttcaattttttcaaagagTGGACCTGCTCCTCATTTGAATGTGCAACAGTCAGGCTGGAGTTCTGGCCCTTCAAccaccaccagcagcagcagctcaGGGACCCGCACTTCAATCTAA
- the LOC118039461 gene encoding uncharacterized protein produces the protein MSTSKTFDKPLEGYDTLNIHAGFALLQRNTTPPQTGERRGRRKQAEPGRFLGVRRRPWGRYAAEIRDPTTKERHWLGTFDTAHEAALAYDRAALSMKGTQARTNFNYSDNTTIHSLLTPFDIQAFLPQSQFLTNTQIKQPTNQSSAPVKLETCQNMTPNQSSSDTYAESSDGSAHETNSFFFSNEDSNSGYLGCIVPDNCLRPPPPSSPSSSKTSRTTKSNASNDQYSCSMATASLEDHSQCNKYAPPLEITNVPTKAYTPGNFPGFDELNHGFWGGQLSWDGNSGDLSAMMNSPLMVENVCMDTLYSIDNPPTYGLMPQASSSVSSSSLSYPAYGDAVNFGYSLF, from the coding sequence ATGTCCACCTCCAAAACCTTCGATAAACCCTTGGAAGGATACGACACCCTTAACATCCATGCAGGCTTTGCTCTCCTTCAGAGAAACACGACCCCGCCTCAAACTGGTGAGAGGAGAGGCAGAAGAAAACAAGCAGAACCAGGGAGGTTTCTTGGAGTTAGGAGGAGACCTTGGGGTAGATATGCCGCTGAGATTAGAGACCCGACGACAAAAGAAAGGCACTGGCTTGGCACCTTTGATACTGCCCATGAAGCAGCTCTAGCTTATGATAGGGCTGCCCTTTCCATGAAGGGCACTCAAGCAAGAACCAACTTCAATTACTCTGACAACACAACCATTCACTCACTTCTTACTCCATTTGACATTCAAGCCTTCTTGCCACAATCACAGTTCCTCACTAACACCCAGATTAAACAACCAACCAATCAGAGCAGTGCTCCTGTTAAGCTTGAAACTTGTCAGAATATGACCCCAAACCAATCAAGTAGCGATACATATGCTGAATCTTCTGATGGATCAGCTCATGAAACTAACAGTTTCTTTTTCTCGAATGAAGATTCTAACTCGGGTTACTTGGGCTGCATTGTTCCTGATAACTGCTTGAGGCCTCCACCGCCCTCAAGCCCCTCTTCCAGTAAAACCTCCAGAACCACCAAATCCAATGCTTCAAATGATCAATACTCCTGCTCCATGGCCACAGCTTCCCTTGAAGATCATTCCCAGTGTAACAAGTACGCCCCTCCTCTCGAAATCACAAATGTGCCAACCAAGGCATACACTCCTGGAAACTTTCCTGGCTTTGATGAGCTCAACCATGGATTTTGGGGGGGCCAACTGTCATGGGATGGCAACTCCGGTGACCTCTCAGCAATGATGAACAGCCCATTAATGGTGGAAAATGTGTGCATGGATACCTTGTATAGCATCGACAATCCTCCTACTTATGGCTTAATGCCCCAGGCTTCCTCTTCAGTATCTAGCTCTTCGTTATCATATCCAGCCTATGGTGATGCAGTTAACTTTGGATATTCACTCTTTTGA